The following coding sequences lie in one Epinephelus moara isolate mb chromosome 17, YSFRI_EMoa_1.0, whole genome shotgun sequence genomic window:
- the LOC126403882 gene encoding Fc receptor-like protein 5, translating to MEETSLLLLLCVTSLLSCTTNQASLTVSPSSSQLFKGQSVSLSCEEDDSSAGWTLRRNTTRDTRTECGADWGEPAGSVCNIGLILPWDSGVYWCESREGATSKSINISVTGGSVILQSPVLPVMEGHDVTLHCKTKTSSNLPAAFYKDGSFIRTEPAGHMTIRHVTRSDEGLYKCDITGHGESPPSWLTVTGRPTTTAPPPTLTPPTSAAPPPDSDHLHLVFRLLLHLVVFCPYCISTFIMVSLYRQRPTGNDLPVSMVITLPTQAEEGLDDDDDVITAVTTEHHF from the exons ATGGAGGaaacctctctgctgctgctgctct GTGTGACCTCACTGCTGAGCTGCACAACAAACCAAG CCTCTCTGACTGTGAGTCCCAGCAGCTCTCAGCTGTTCAAAGgacagtctgtctctctgagcTGTGAGGAGGACGACAGCTCTGCTGGATGGACTCTGAGGAGGAACACAACCAGAGACACCAGAACTGAATGTGGAGCTGACTGGGGAGAACCTGCTGGTTCTGTCTGTAACATCGGCCTCATCCTCCCATGGGACAGTGGAGTTTACTGGTGTGAGTCCAGAGAGGGAGCAACCAGTAAGAGCATCAACATCAGTGTCACTG GTGGATCAGTGATCCTGCAGAGTCCTGTCCTCCCTGTGATGGAGGGACATGATGTCACTCTGCACTGTAAAACAAAGACGTCCTCCAACCTCCCAGCTGCTTTCTATAAAGATGGCTCCTTCATCAGGACTGAgcctgcaggtcacatgaccatCCGCCATGTAACCAGGTCTGATGAAGGCCTCTACAAGTGTGACATCACAGGTCATGGAGAGTCTCCACCcagctggctcactgtcacag GTAGACCTACAACCACAGCTCCACCTCCTACATTGACCCCGCCCACATCTGCAGCCCCGCCCCCTGACTCAGACCACCTCCACCTTGTGTTCAGATTGCTCCTCCACCTGGTGGTGTTCTGTCCGTACTGCATCTCCACTTTCATCATGGTGTCTTTATATCGACAACGACCCACag GAAATGACCTGCCCGTCTCCATGGTGATAACCCTGCCCACCCAGGCTGAGGAGGGATtggacgatgatgatgatgtcatcactgctGTCACCACGGAGCATCACTTCTGA